The nucleotide window TGGAGTGCTCGCTCGCTCATGGGTCTGTGGGCTGTGAGGTGGTTGGCCCGTCGGTCGGGCGTCGAACGATACGGCCGGAATCGAGGGTGAAGAGAGGTGGGGCTAGAGCGCCCCTACGAGAACGAGGGCGAGCGAACGCGCCGGGCCACTCGATCGGGCCATCGTATACTGACCGAACGGACGATTCGTAATAAATTTTCCGTGTGGATCCGTCACAGTCCGGCGTCTGCGGGCGTCCCGGTCCGCACCCGGAGTGCGAGCACTGCCGCTGGGGAGTCGGCGACCCGACGACGTGGGCGCTCACGCTGTGACCTCTTCGGTGGCCTGAGCGACGCCGACGTCGTCGGCAAATCGTTCGAGAACCTCCATCGTGACCTCGCGGTCCTGGGCGCCGTAGTCTTTGACCCGCCGGGTGACCTGCTCGACGTCACGCTCGCTGGGCTCGTAGCCCGCGTCTTTCAGGCGCTCGCGAACGGAGTGTTGGCCCGTGTGTTTGCCGAGGACGAGTTCGCGTTCGGCCCCCACCATCTCGGGGGTCATCACGCCGGGTTCGAACGTGTCGGTGTTCTCGATGACGCCCGCGGCGTGGATGCCGCTCTCGTGTGAGAACGCGTTCGAGCCGACGACGGGCTTGTTGCCCGGGACGTCGATCGAACTCTTCGATTCGATCAGCTGCGAGAGCTCCGTAATCGACGTGGTCTCGATCCCCGTGTCCACGTCGTAGAGGCTCTCTAAGGCCATGACGAGCTCTTCGTAGGCGGCGTTGCCCGCCCGCTCACCGATGCCGTTGACGCTGACCTGGGCCTGGGCCGCGCCGCCTTCCATGCCCGCGAGCGCGTTCGCCGTCGCCAGCCCGAAGTCGTCGTGGGTGTGGACGTCCACGCGGGCGTCCGTGTGCGCGGTGACGGTCTCGATCAACTCGCGGAATCGACCGGGCGTCGCGACGCCGGTCGTGTCGGGGACGTTGATCCAGTCCGCGCCCGCCTCCGTGACGGCCTCCACGACTTCGACGAGAAACTCCTCGTCGGTCCGGGTGGCGTCCATCGGCGAGAACATACACTCGACGCCCGCGTCTGTCACGCGCTCGACGGACTCGACCGCGCGTGCTTTGGCCTCCTCGCGGGAAGCGTGCATCGAGTCCTGCAACTGGATGTCGCTGGTCGAGACGAACACGTGCACCAGGTCGACACCCGAGTCGAGTGCGGCCTCGACGTCGGCCTCGACGACGCGAGCCAGTCCACAGACCGTCGTCGACGTGGCGGCCTGGATGTCGCGGACGGCCTCGAACTCCGCCTCGCTGTTTACGGGGAACCCCGCCTCGATGACGTGGGTGCCCATCTCGTCGAGCAGCGTGGCTATCTCCCGTTTGTCCTCGTAGGAAAACGAGGTGCCGGGTGACTGTTCACCGTCGCGCAACGTGGTGTCGAAAATTCGTGCCTCGGTAATTTCCGAGGTGCTATCCAGAGTGCCCTGGAAGAACTCGACCCGCCGGGGAATCCGACGAATCCTCCTGTCGTGTCATCGTGTCCGCACCGAGGTACTGCTCGGTCTTAAGCGTTCCCGAAGCGGCCCACTACTGCGCCGGCTGGGCGATCGCTGCCATCGGCGCGCTGTCTCCGCCCGCCGCGCTGACGTTCACCCAGAGATGCAGCGTCCGATACGCCGTCGCGTCGGTCGGCTTCTCTGGAATCCCGTCGCGATAGAGCAGCCATTGCAGACGCAACTCCGTGCCGGTCGTGCGCGGCGTGACGCTCACGGCGCGGTGGGCGGTCTCGTTGTCGCCCAGCGTCGTCTCGAAGCGCGCGACCTCCTCCCGTTGCTCGACGATCACCGCGGGGGCGGTGGTCGGCGTGGCGGTCCCGGACGCGTTCGGGCGATCCTCGACGGTCCGGTTCTCGATGCGGACCTCCTGGAGTTGCCCGACGACGCCGTAGTTGACCGGTTCGTGCTCGTGATTGCCGATCCCGACGATCAGCGTCGCGGCC belongs to Halococcoides cellulosivorans and includes:
- a CDS encoding LeuA family protein, which codes for MRRIPRRVEFFQGTLDSTSEITEARIFDTTLRDGEQSPGTSFSYEDKREIATLLDEMGTHVIEAGFPVNSEAEFEAVRDIQAATSTTVCGLARVVEADVEAALDSGVDLVHVFVSTSDIQLQDSMHASREEAKARAVESVERVTDAGVECMFSPMDATRTDEEFLVEVVEAVTEAGADWINVPDTTGVATPGRFRELIETVTAHTDARVDVHTHDDFGLATANALAGMEGGAAQAQVSVNGIGERAGNAAYEELVMALESLYDVDTGIETTSITELSQLIESKSSIDVPGNKPVVGSNAFSHESGIHAAGVIENTDTFEPGVMTPEMVGAERELVLGKHTGQHSVRERLKDAGYEPSERDVEQVTRRVKDYGAQDREVTMEVLERFADDVGVAQATEEVTA